Part of the Chroicocephalus ridibundus chromosome 17, bChrRid1.1, whole genome shotgun sequence genome is shown below.
AGGGTTTCCTTGTGCTCTCAACCCCTTCCACCCCTTGTGCTTTGTCAGGATGGGAAgtgtccacagagggaaggaccacatgGAGACCAAGCTTGAATGCAACGgaactttaatgagtcaaaagagggaaagaaactcATTCCAAGTGGGGGGTGCCAGTTCATGGAGCCCCACGGGCAGCTGTGAGGGTGCGGTCCTTGGCCGTGGAGATGTTCCTGCATcatgtctgtctgcctgccccataaAGGATGAAGAAGACACATGGTTCCCACCAGGTGGGCCTTGAGGGAACCTTGCTGCTAAGGGGATatgaagcaaacaaggaaaagggagagaaaagcaaagtcGTTCAGCTATGCTGAAAGCAACATTGAAAACATTGAACCTTTGCCCAGCACCATGTTCTGAGTTCCTCAGGGTGTCTCCTTGGGGTTTCCCCCACAGtctttagcaggggaggcaccttctgccatagtagcggctggaaatgccagagaggtcacagcacccagaggtgatgggcactccatcacagctgaggatgctgccaacggcagcagaggtggaggatcccacaacggtgttctgtgggaaggagctgaggatggggccaggcagggtc
Proteins encoded:
- the LOC134524449 gene encoding feather keratin Cos2-3-like — protein: MSCYDQCQPCRPCGPTPLANSCNEPCVRQCQNSSVVIQPSPVVVTLPGPILSSFPQNTVVGSSTSAAVGSILSCDGVPITSGCCDLSGISSRYYGRRCLPC